Below is a genomic region from Methanomicrobia archaeon.
TTCCGGCGACGGACACAGCCAGGCCCGCATCCTTGAGTCTGCTCGCAAGGTACAGTGCAATGCCCGTCTGGATCGGAAGTTCCGGACAGCCGAGCAGAATGAGTGCTTTTTTACGCATCGTCCTCATCTACTATCTTTTTTATCCACGTTAAAGCTTCGTTCACCTACTCGCGCTTCACGTCCCATCTGCGTGATCTGCAGAAAGGCGTGTTGAGAAGGCGCGTGAAGGTGCTGCGATCAGATGGAGCAGGTCTCTAAAAGCACACCCTGCTCATTCCGGACTGTGAGGGTGTACCTATGAACTACCCCTCATTCACCTTAAGAAAGAGCCTATTTTTAGTGGCGGTGCTATCTCATGGATATGAGCAATAAACAAGAAACGGAAAAGGGAATGTGGTGGTTGGGCTTTCTGGGTTTCTTAGGTTAGGCTTTCAAGGATTCCTGGCGTTTGCGTTACATGAACCCTTATTGCTGTTTAACTTCTGCCTGTTTGCTCTCTTTACGTATTTCCGGTATTTTAAAGAGGAACTAAAATACATGGGCATCCTTGGGATACTGGGTTTGGCAATAGCAATCCTTGGAGTTGTTTGATTCATAACCGTGTAGCTCAGTTTGCCCTTCCTGCTATCCGATCCGTGCATGGATCCGATGTACTCGGGCAATTCCTCGCTGCGGAGGAAGTCAGATTAACTGGAGAAGCAGCGTATCCACTAGCCCAGCCGGTAGGGAGAACTGAGTTGTGCTGCTTGAGCCTTGATCGTTGGTATGAGTCCCTCAAACGAGTCCCTCAAACGTCTTCGTTACGTCCCCCAGGAGCTTTTTCTCCTCGGCACTCAGATTAGGTGATACCTGCAGACCCTTCAAGATGCCAATGGCCTCGATCGTCTTATTGGCCTGCTCTGCCGGTGTTACCTTCTCAGCCGCTTTCTTCGCTCGCGTCGTCGCCCGCTTGTGCTTCATCCTGACGTGCCGCGCTAAATCAAGGGGCTTCTCAAAGACTTCGCCACAGTACTTGCAGTTATATTTTGCCATAATGACTGAAAAAATAGTTGCTCTATTTAAAGGTTTCGATTTCAATGAATTATCCTCGTATAAAAGTAACAAAAAAACAATTGAGATGTGGCAATCTCGCGGAATACCTGGCGTTGTTATCAGCATACCCCCGCGTGAGCTTTGGATATCAACCCAGCGCTCAGCCAGGAATAAGCGAACGTCTTACATAACGGCGCATCCAACCCTGTATGAGGGCGATTTGGAATAAGTCTATCAGTGGGAAGGCTTGTTACTATTCCCCTCACATTGTACTGCTGTGGCGTCCACGCATGGCTGATTTCCGCATGCTCTGCAGCGGGCATCATGCACCGATCCACTACCCGCGTGTCTGTGAAGAAGGTGGCAAGGAGATTGGCGTAAGTGAGAGGTAGAATGAGCGCTTTTTTACGTCTCGACCTCCTCCTCTAATACCGTTTTTAACGCTTCGATTGCATCTTCACGCTTCACATCCTGCCGCTCGCTCTGCAGGAAGGCGCGCAGCCGCCTGAAGTCCGCGTTCAGTTCAGCTTCTGCACGCGTGATGATCGCCTCGAAATCACGTTCCGGATATCAGGTCATTCTTCATCCCCTGATCGATAATGCCCTTCGCGGCGGCGTGATCGAGGTTGTATCGTATATTTACCCGTGGCTGGAACGTCTCGGGATCAAAAAGTAACGTGACTTCGTCGTCCGAGATTAGCTCGCCGCGGTTATATCGCTCGTAAACGAGCCCAACGCCCGTCGGATATTTCACGACCTCCGCTGCTTGTATGGAACCGATCACCCCACAGGTGGGACCGATTACCGATACCGGCTCTGATGGATACGCTTCGGGGAATATGCAGCGCAAACAGGCGGTCTTTCCGGGAATGATCGTTGCCGCCTGACCGTCGAAGCCCTGCACGCCACCGTAGAAATAAGGGATGCCGGTTTGCAGTGCAGCGCGGTTGAGGAGGTACCGCGTGTGAAAATTGTCGAGCGCGTCCACAATCGCATCTGAATCACGCACGATCTCGGTAACCGTCTCCTCATCGATGCGCTGCGTGACCATCGTCACGACAGCAGCAGGATTCATGCAGGAGAGCTTTCTCCGAAACGAGTCGGCTTTCTGCGTCCCGAGATCATCATCCCAATGTAGCATCTGGCGGTTAAGATTGCTGAGCTCAACCACATCGTCATCAACGATGCGAATATGGCCGATTCCCGCAGCCGTTAAATACGCCGCTGAGACCGAGCCGAGTCCGCCAGCCCCAGCAATGGTCACGGTTGCCGCTCTGAGCCGTTTCTGACCAGCCTCACCGAGGAGTTTCAGTTGTCGTGCGTATCGCACCAACTCGGCTTCACTTACTTAGGATAGCCGCAACTGCAGCATCCGCATCCACGTCCCTCGATCGCCTTATAGTACGCATAGCATTCGCGACAGACTTCACGACCGTAGAGCGTCAAAGGATCCGCAGTTTCCGTGCCGCACAGTTCACAGGTAACCATGTTCTAAACCCTCCTTAAAACCGCACCTGCTTACTGGAAACCCATGAACTCATGTACGCGGACGACGCCCTTAACCTCGGGGATTCGCTCCCGTAGGGTCGCCTCGACGAAATTCACCAGCGTGTACTGACTCATGGGGCAGCCCGCACAGGCGCCCTGCAACTTCACTTTGACGATACCATCATCCACGCCCACCAGCTCGATACTACCGCCCTCCATCATAAGGAGCGGTTTGATCTCTTTCTCAATGACTTCTCTCACCTTTTCAATCATTGCTCTTCACGTCCTACTATAACGATCGTTATATAAAAAGATTGAAACTGAGGGCTTGAAAGCGAGCACTGAGGGTTACTATTGGACGGCTGAGAAGGGCTGTGGTGATGGAACCCCTGGAGCTCAGGTTTCGAGAATGGTCCATAAACCGTGGAGAGCATATTGTGGGTATTCTCGTGACTGCGAAGCACCGCCAGAATGCGTTTCGGGCCTGCGAGTACCGGATCAACGAGTTGAAGTCGCTCGTGTTGATCTGGCAGCGAAGAGAATAGCCCGTCCACCTGCATCACCTCAGTTCTTCTGTTCTGGAGTGAGCGGAACGTACCTGGCCACTAGGTGCGCGAATAAGATCTATCCGAAGATGAGATATAGTCCAAGCGCCAAGAAAAGGAGTCCTATTACCTCGCGTAAAAGCCGTTCGAGCTTATACACGTTCTTAACGTGCTTGTTCATTTCCTGCACGCCGAGGAAGAAGAATAGGGAGAAGATGAGCACGGGAATGCCTGTTCCAAGCCCCTAAATTGCAGGAAGAATGAGTCCTGAGTCAGAGGCGAGCCCGAGCGGTATCAGCGCACCGAAGAACAGCACGGCGCTGTAAGGACAGAAGGCGAGCGCGAAGAGCACGCCAAGAAGGAATGCACCGACCAGGCCGAAGCTCGCGGCCTTCTGGCCGAGCCGCTCAGTAAGACCACCGCTACCAAACGTCAGGTTAATATGGATCAGTCCGATCATAACCAGCCCGGTAACACTCATCACCATGCCTAAGATTGTGCCGTGAATACCCTGGAGCGCAAGCGAAAGATCAATCACATTCATGCCGAGCACCAGGATGCCCACACCCATTACCGAGTAGGCAACGATGCGGCCCAACGTGTACGTGAGCCCCGTGAAGGGCGTGTGACGCGGATCCTTTACGTCACGAGAAATATACGCGATGGCAGCGATATTAGTGGCGCGCGGGCAGGGACTGATAGAGGTCAAGACGCCGAGCAGGAACGCGACGAGAAGGACGAATTCCGTGTTCGCGATCACATCGTTGACAAGAGCATCAAGCATAATCTTCACCCGCCATGAGCGCATCCAGCTTGGCTTTGAATACGGTCATATACTCCTCTTTATCGCCGATATAGCCCCACATGTCGTTCGCACTGTATATCTCCTCTTCACCCTCGCGCATAACCGTAATGAAGAGCGAGGAGCCCATCGCCCCATACTTCCGCACTAACTCGTCATTTTTAGGATCCTGGTAGTTCACCGTCTCGTAGGTGATTTTCCCCGCGGCGTATTCTGCCGGGAAGTATACTTCGATCGTCTCCTTCGCGTAGTTGCCGAGGAGCAGGCACGAATGACAGACTCGCGTGGGCTGGAATTTTATCACTCTGATCGTGTCCGGTACCGCTTTGGCGGTAGTGGGTGTCGTGGTGAGTGCGGGTGTTGCCGTGGTCGTTGGGTTGTTCTTTGCGGCATTACCGGGTTCTGAGTCCGGTGCGATACAGCCGCAGACGAGGAGCAGGAGCAGCACGCCGGTCAGAATGATGCCAGCAGCGCAGGTTAGCTTAAACGGGCCGGGCATTCCTGCAGCCATTGTTTCAGTTCCTCCCTACTCGGTATTCTGCCGCTCGCCCGTACCCGCCCGTCGATAACGACCGTGGGTGTTATCATAACACCGTAGCGCAGTATCTCGTCGAAATCTTCCACCTTCTCCAGCTTCACCTCGATGCCGAGATCCGCAATCGCGCGCTGCGCATTCGCGTACGCCTTCCGGCATTTGGGGCAGCCCGTGCCCAGAATCTTTATTTACGTCTCACCTTCTTCAATCCTGGCTTTTAATCGCGTCCACACCGCCGAGTACCACCCGTCCGAACTCCGTGAGATGGTAGATGAGAAACGTTCCGTTTTGTGTGCACGTTACCAGTCCTGCTTTCTTCAGCACGCCCAGGTGATACGACAGCTTTGAATATTCGCAATCGAGAAGTTCTATCAGGACACAGACACAGAGGTCAGAAACACGCAACGCCTTCAAGATCCGCAGCCGGAGCGGGTCTGCAAGCGCTTTGAATACGGTGACGGGTGCGCCCACGTCCACTGCCGTCGCCTCTTTGACGCGCTCTAACGTCTCCAGGGGGATCTCGTATGAAGCAGGAATGTTGCAGCTATAGCCGTGGTTGCATGCCACCGCTCGCTTCTTTTTGCGTGCTGCAACGCTCACCTCATTCTCTGATGCGCCCATTGCTCTTTTATCCCCGCTCCTCGTGGCTTTTACCGTGTCATATCTCTGGGTCGTCCGCGCTTTCATGCCCGATCCGATATTTCAAGATTATTTGAAATTGCCGCATAAAAAACTGGTGGTGTGGCCGAAGCTCCGGGATGCTTCGTCCATGCAATACCCTATGCTCGAGAGAAAGATAGTAACTCCGAGCGAGCATGAAGAACCTTCACACCCGTTAAAATCGCTTCGGCAGTGCGCGTTCATGCAGCTTCACCGCGAGGAGCAGGAATAGTGCGGAAAAGCCGAGCAAAGCCGCGAAATCCACGGAGACCGGGTAATAGGCATAGCCCTGCAGTGCATATCGCGCCAGATCGGTGAAATAGGTCAGTGGTGAGAGCGAGGCTACCGCGACACCCCAGCCCGGCATCTGCTCGACCGGGATGAAGATACCACTGATGAAGATCACCGGGAACTTCACGAACGTGGAGAGCATCATGATGTTCGAGACCAGGCTCGTCGGCGGTGTGGAGAAGAGCAAGCCGAGCGCGGAGAAACAGAACGCGGCGAGGATGATCGCTGCGAGTAAGATGATCGGGCTCCGCACGCCAACACCGAGCGCAACGCCCACGGCAACGGGCACGGCCGAGATGCAGACGCCGAAGATGAAACTGGCCAGGATATCGCCCAGTATCAGGGTTCGCACGGAGATAGGGCAGGAGATGAGCCGCTCCAGCGTCCTCATCTGCGTCTCCCACGGCATGATCACCGGCGAGACCGAGGTGGCAGTGAAGAAGAGGGTCATGGCCATGAGCCCGGGTATGAGGAACGCCGCGGGCAAGTCGCGGCCGATGGTGAAGGCGAGGAAGAGGAAGAGCGGGAACAATACGCCGAAGATGACCACGGGCCCCTTAAAGTAGTAGAGCTGGATGTCCTTCCTGGTGATCGCCCAGACCTTCATACTCATTCAGGTGCGCCTCCCGTTAGTTTCACGAAGACGTCCTCCAGCGAGGGGGACTGAACGTTTACACTGATAAGCTTCAATCCGTTACGTGTGGCGAACCCCATGATCGAGCTGATCACCTCGTGCGGCTCGGTGGTATACAGCCGGTAGGCATCACCTATGCGCTCGGCGCTGGGTGGCGGGCTGCTGGGTGTTTTGTCGAAGCTGAACTCGACGGTTACCGTACCACCGATCCGGTGCCGCAAGATCTCGGGGCTTTCAAGGGCCACCATCTGACCGCGGTTGATGATCTCCACGCGATCGCAGAGCATGCTCACCTCCTGCATGTTGTGGGACGTGAGAAAGACCGTCCGGCCCTCATCCCTGAGCGCCCGTATCTTCTGCCTGATCGATCGCGCACTCTGGACGTCCAGGCCGCTCGTCGGCTCATCGAGAAAGAGAACCTCCGGGTTACTCACAAGTGCCATCGCGAGCATGAGCCGCTGCTTCATGCCTTTCGAGAAGCCCTTCACCTTGCTCGCTCGCCGCTCATAGAGCCCGAATTCCGTGAGCAGGCGGGCTGCTCGCTGCTCACCGTCGCGTCGTGGGATGCCATAGAGCGACGCGATGAGCATGAGGTTGCCCCAGGCGGTTAGATCACCATAGGCATTCGCCGTCTCGGGCACCACGCCCAGTACGGCCTTCGCCTTCACCAGATCCGTTTTGAGGTCATGCCCCCGTACCCGAGCCTCTCCGGCATCCGGCTTGAGCACGCCGGTGAGCATGCGTACCGTGGTCGTCTTACCCGCGCCATTGGGCCCGAGGAAGCCGAAGATCTCGCCCTGATGCACCGTGAACGTAACGCGATCAACAGCGCTCAGCCCGTTAAAACTCTTGCTCAGGTCCCTTACGTCGATTGCTTCCATCTGCACCGCCCTTTATACCGTAGCTCGATCCACATCGTTACTGAACCTGTTTTTCATCTCTTATTGGCGGTCCCGCAAGCTTAATGCGGCTGCTGGATGCCCAGAATGCTCATACGTGTGCGTGGTGCTATGCCCCGCACGCTGCCCTGAGGAGCGAAGATCACGTGCGTCGGCGTAACATCATAGCGCTCAATACCGACGGTTATGGTGCCCTCACCGTCAAGCACGATGAACAGGACCGCATAAGGCTCGGGATGCGGCGGGATCTCCTGCCCTGCCTCCAGGCATACCAGGACGGCATTAAACCATTCGGTCTTGAGCAGGTCGTGTTTGACCGGAGCGTTCTCATCGTATTCGATACGTCCCTGTATATCAAAGTGGTCTATCAGGTCTACCATACTATTTCACCTCCTTTTTCGTCTTTAACAGTTCTATACTCAGCTCCTATCCGCCCGCTCTTCACCTTCGGGATTCTTTCTTCCCCGCAGATGCTGCTTTCTCCCTGATCTCCGTCAGTCGCCGCTCTTCCTCCTTCGTAACGACCTTCCAGGGCTCGGTTATCCGCCACGTGAGTGGCTGCACAATTGGCGGCTCGGGATACGCACCGAGATCAGAGAGCAGGTAGCCGCGAAACTCGGTTGGCTCCTCCTGATAACAGGCCCGTACCGCCGCTTTTATCTCATCCGGGTTCCCTTCGTTCAGGATATTAATCAGCTTCACCTGCTTCCTGAACCGCTCGATCGATTCGATCGGCAGGTTATACAGGAAGGGTGTGAGCGCTTCAGTGCCGATAATCTTCTTCTGCTCATCAACGCCGTGCTCCAGCAACGCGATCAGAGCCTCGCCGCAGAGATGCCCCGGGGACTCCACGGCGCAGAGCACGATATATCGTATGTTCGGATTGGCCACCACGTTCGCAACGATCTTCTCAATGCCGATGTTCTCAGTCTGGAGCGTGCCGGCCAATGCGGCGCCGGCTTCGATCGAAACCCGAACGATGTCCGTAATACGCTGTGGTATCTTGAAGTCATACGTATTCAAGATGGCGCAAACGGCTACGGGCGAGTAATCATTCCCCCGCAGATAGCGGCCCTCTTCCGGTGGATATTCGTCCGGGGGCTTTACCTTCAACATTTGTATGCCCGTACGTGGATGCTACTGAGATTACCGGTAAGTCTATCGTCCCTGTTAGGCACGCTATAAAAATGTTCACCAACGATCATCACATTCCGGAAACCCGCTTTCCTGATCGTATCCAGATATTCCTGCTTCTCCAGAGCGCCGGCGATACAGCCTGCCCAGGCTTCGAAGCTCCGTCGGACGTCCTCGGGGAGTTCTCCTTCGGTTACCACGTCGGATATAAGGATCCTGCCATTCGGCCTCAAGACCCTGAACGCTTCCTTGAACGCGGCTCGTTTATCCGGTGAGAGATTGATGACGCAGTTGCTGATGATGACGTCAATAGAATTATCCTCGATCGGTAGGTTTTCTAGTTCGCCGAGCCGGAACTCAACAGTTAGGTAGTGGCCTTTCCTGGCGTTTTCTCGCGCCTTTTCAATCATCTCCGGCGTCATGTCGACACCAATGACTTTCCCTTGAGCACCGACTTTTTGGGCTGCGAGGAAGACATCCAACCCCCCGCCGGGGCCAAGGTCCAGAACGGTTTCACCCACCTGTAGTTCTGCCAGTGCTGTTGGATTGCCACAACCGAGCCCCAGCACGGCACCCTCGGGGACGCTGCTGAGTTCTCGTTCCGAGTACCCTATCGCCTCAGCCGGTTGAACACGATCAGCAGAGCACGCACAACCTGGGCAACACGAATCCCCCGTGGATGCAATCCTCGCGTATCGATCCTTCACATATTCTTTAATCTCTTTTTCTCGGTTCATTTCTCATCTCCACTCATCTTCCTTCAGTCTTACCGAGTCGCGCTTTCACATAGCTGATTCTCGGCAGGTTCTCCAGCACGGTTCCCAGCATCTCCGCCGGCACGCCCACCAGCACCGTCTCATCGAGGTATTCGCAACCAACCGCACGGGCAACCATTCTCGCGGACTCGCAGGCGATCGTGAGGTTCAGCTCGCCGGATAAGTACGGTCTTACCGTGGCGTATGCACACACCTGCCGTGGCGGTGAAATCCAGCTCGCGGTTCTGCCGCCCACGTCGTAGAGCGTGGCATGGATGAGCTCAAAGGCCCTCCGCGGTATCGCTTCTATAAGAATGACCTCGGGTGTCACGGGCGTTTTCGCTAACGGAGCCAGGATCGTGGCGTATATTCTCCCGGACTCCAGGCTGGGGGAAGCGTCTAAAAACTGCCACGCTGCTTCGATAGAGCTACATGAGGCTTTATGCACGTAGAATTCGCCCGTCATCTCCTCTTCCGGAATTTCACACATACCAAGAGCAGAAGCACCGCGCTTGCAGGCATGAACTGTCTCTCGCGCGTAGAAGACATTGCCGAGCATCGCGTATTTTACCATGGCGCAGTAGAACATCGGCTTTTCGAGCTCCTTCACGCCCTCCGGTAGCTGTTCCTCATGCCTGATGAGGCTGACGGCAACCGGTGGGAATTTCAAATCCAAAAAACTCATGAGTTTTGCTTGAGCGTCTGGATAATCCTGTTTTTTAAGCTTCTCGTGCATGGCAATTCACCACCTTTTTATATGCGCCCCACTATTTCAAAAATATTTGAAATATCAGCATAAAAAGATGATGGGGTGGGTGCACGCGAGAAATGAAGAAGAGCTCTAGCAGAGGTAGAGGTAGAGGTAGAGGTGCTATCTTCGTGGTACTGCTGGTGCTGGCGTTCGTGCTCGTGGCGGTTCTCATACCCGTGTATGGTGCCGTTACGCCGCCGGTCAAGCAAGGGATCACGGTCACCGACTTTACGACTGATAAGGATCTCTATTCGGCGCGGGGGGTGATGAATGTTTCCTTAGCCGTGTATTCACCGGAGAACGTGTCCGGGGCACTCGTGCGGGTGGAGGGCGTGCTGAGCAGCAAAGGGGTGAAATACGTCACTTATTCGAGCAAGACGAACCTCACCATTGGCGAGAATACGTTCGCCTTTACCAAGACACTACCCTCGTGCTCTTCCTGCGCAGGGATCTCTCAGGGCACGTATTACCTTGAGGCGACCGTCACCCACGGCGGCGAGGTAGTAAAAGCAACGCACAGCATTGCGATCACCTCGGTGCCCAACCGTGTCATTCCCGTGGATATCGTGGTGGAGGAGACGCGGCGGCTGGTCGATTCGGACTCACCAGAAGTCGTTCTGCTGGACGTGCGGAATGCGACGGACTATGACGCAGCGCACATTAAGGGCGCGATCTCCGTGCCGCTCGCAAACTTCACGAATAGCACCGCGGCATTGAACAAGAGCGATAAGATCGTGGTGTACTGTGAAGACGGGGCGAACAGCACGCTCGCTACGACCGTGCTGATCGAGCAGGGCTTCGAGCGGGTATATACCGTGGTCGGCGGGATCAATGCGTGGAACGAGAGCAACTATCCCCTGACTTCGACCGCGGAGGAAACCCCGGCGACACCGGGCTTCGAGCTGATGCTGGCACTGACCGTGGTTTTGACCGTGGCCTCTCGGGTACGGGAGAGAAGGCGCGCTTGAGGTTGTACTCAGCCGTGATGAACTCACGCATGAACTATCACGGCGCACAGAGCGATCAGATGACACCGAGGAGCATCGCACCGCCGACGCCGAGCATCACGACACCCACGATGAGCTTCATGTACCGCCGGGCGCCCTTTCGCCATGCTTCCGCCTCTTCAGGTGCAGTGCCCAGGTAGATGACCAGGAGAATGATCACCAGGGGCAGGACATAGATGAGATTGTAGAGGAGCAGATACGACCCGGTTTGGGCAGGACTACCCGCAAACAGGTCCAGCATGAGCAGGTAGAGCGGCCCGGTGCAGGGCAGGCCGGCGAGGGTGGCCACGATGCCCAGGAGCACGGCGCCCGGGATGGATGCAAGCCGTGCAAGCTTGCCCAGAAACGGCTTGAGCGCGATGGGAATAGCGAGCGTTGATTTCCCGCGCCAGAAATCGAGGATATTGATGATCCCCGCGGGGATGACGACCGCAATCACGATCGCGCGCATGACCGGTGCGACGCCCCCGAAGAGGTAAAACTGCATAAGACCCGAGCCGAGAAGCAGATGCGTGCCGAAGACCGCGATGATGAATGCCAGCCCCACGATGAGCACACGCCGTTTCGTCCTCACCGCGAGCAGGGACGCGAGCAGGACGATCAGGACCGAGATGCTACAGGGGTTGATGCCCTCGACCAGAGCAGTACCGATAAGGATGGGCATCACGGACATCTGTGGCTCCTCCTCCGTACTCTCGATGAAGGAAATGGGATCAGGGCACGTGATCTGGCGGCAGCGCAGGATCTCTGCTTCCAACCGCTCCCGGGTGAGCCCGTGGCCGATGAGCGCGGCAGTGCCGATGAAGGCCGCGGGTATGTCCACCGCCGGTGGATTGTAAGCGCGGATAAAGGCATTCAGGAGCTCCGCGTTCGTCTCGTTATACGAGATCTCGAGCTTATGCACGCGGATATCCTGGTATTTCGCCTCGAGCGACTCGAGCTCAGGCGTAAACGCCAGGCAGTGCGGGCAGTCCGCGCCGTAAAAGTAGTAGAGCGAGACCGTGTTCTGAGCGGCACCGAACGAGCTGAAGAGTGTAGTAGCAGTAATAAGGAGCACTGTAACGAGGCAAAGCACAGAGATCCATGAGTGCATCGCGCAACGCTCACCGCCTTGGTTCGTGTGAGCCTTCTTATCAGCTCGTCGCTCCGCGGTGGGCACCGGACTCCAACGATGCGCATCGGCCTCTCTGCTTGACACGCGCGGGATTGTCCATCTACTAACCATAAGCGATCACCATAATTCCCTCTGCGCGGGCCCAAGTCTGCTGCTCATCCAAAGAACCCCCGCGTGCGTTTACACAACCAGACAAGGAAGAGCATGATCGGCACCTCCGTGAGCACACCGACGACGGTCGCGAGCGCTGCGCCGGAATTCAACCCGAACAGGGTGGTGGCGACGGCGATCGCAACTTCGAAGTGGTTGCTGCCCGCGATGATCGCGGTGGGCGCGGCATCCTCATACCCCAATTTGATGGGTTTCGCAATGAGATACGTAATCGCGAAGACAACGAGAATATTCACGAAGATGCCGACCGTGATCATACCGATAATGGCGGGCAGCTCGACGATCGTTTCACCCTGGTAGGTGAAGAGCACGATGAGCGTGACCAAGAGCGCGATGATCGATATTTTCCCCAGGGCAGGACAGCACCGGCATTCAAACCAGTCCATTCCCTTCCGCTTGATCGCCTGGTCCCGGGTTATCCAGCCCGCGACCAGTGGGGTGCAGATGTAAATGAGTACCGCAAGCGCTATGGTCATCCACGGCACCTGGATCCCGGAGACGCCGATGAGAACGGTTGCGAGCGGCGCGTAGAGGACGACCATCGTGAGCGAGTTGATCGCGGTCATCACGAGCGTGTGCGCCATGTTCCCCTTCGCGAGGTAGCTCCAGACGAGAACCATCGCGGTACAGGGCGCGACACCGAGCAGAATCAAGCCCGCGACATACTGCTGAATGAGCGGTATCTCACCGAGCGGCGTGAGTGTGGAGCCCTGGGGTAGGTACGGTGCAAATACCACGGTGAGGAAGAGCCAGGCGAAGAAGGCCATGGTGAACGGCTTGATCGCCCAGTTCATGAAGAGCGTTGTCGCGATTGGCTTGGGCGTTAGAAGTGCACGCTTCACATCATCAAAGCAGATCTGAACCATGATGGGGTAGATCATGGCAAAGAGGCAGATCGCAATGGGTATGGAGATGTGCGCCACCTCCAGAAGTGCGAGATACTCCGCGAGCTGCGGATACGCTCTGCCGAGCAGTGTGCCTGCAAGGATGCAGAGGATCACCCAGACGTAGAGGTATTTCTCCCAGATGCCCAGTTTCCGCTCCTGCTGTTCCATTGCTCACCGTTCGCTCAGCTCTTTCTCACACTCGAAGCAATAGTCCTTCGGTATGTTGCATGAAAACGATTTCCCGCATCTTTTGCAGGTTATTGTATGCAGAGAAAAGTGCTTCTTCTTTCCCAGCCGCGCCTGCCCCATAGCGTAGTGGAGGCATGCACACAGCCCTTCCGTCTGCGTCGTAGCAGTCGTTTCTGCCACTGCTGATTCCTCAGACCGTGCCGAAAGCCAACCGGTTATTTCATCCTTTGTGGGCACCCTGCCCGTAGACTTGAGTTTCCCGTCGACAAAGACACCGG
It encodes:
- a CDS encoding ArsR family transcriptional regulator, whose protein sequence is MGASENEVSVAARKKKRAVACNHGYSCNIPASYEIPLETLERVKEATAVDVGAPVTVFKALADPLRLRILKALRVSDLCVCVLIELLDCEYSKLSYHLGVLKKAGLVTCTQNGTFLIYHLTEFGRVVLGGVDAIKSQD
- a CDS encoding sulfite exporter TauE/SafE family protein, with protein sequence MRSWRVKIMLDALVNDVIANTEFVLLVAFLLGVLTSISPCPRATNIAAIAYISRDVKDPRHTPFTGLTYTLGRIVAYSVMGVGILVLGMNVIDLSLALQGIHGTILGMVMSVTGLVMIGLIHINLTFGSGGLTERLGQKAASFGLVGAFLLGVLFALAFCPYSAVLFFGALIPLGLASDSGLILPAI
- a CDS encoding thioredoxin family protein, with product MKILGTGCPKCRKAYANAQRAIADLGIEVKLEKVEDFDEILRYGVMITPTVVIDGRVRASGRIPSREELKQWLQECPARLS
- a CDS encoding tetrahydromethanopterin S-methyltransferase subunit A translates to MLKVKPPDEYPPEEGRYLRGNDYSPVAVCAILNTYDFKIPQRITDIVRVSIEAGAALAGTLQTENIGIEKIVANVVANPNIRYIVLCAVESPGHLCGEALIALLEHGVDEQKKIIGTEALTPFLYNLPIESIERFRKQVKLINILNEGNPDEIKAAVRACYQEEPTEFRGYLLSDLGAYPEPPIVQPLTWRITEPWKVVTKEEERRLTEIREKAASAGKKESRR
- a CDS encoding ABC transporter ATP-binding protein — its product is MEAIDVRDLSKSFNGLSAVDRVTFTVHQGEIFGFLGPNGAGKTTTVRMLTGVLKPDAGEARVRGHDLKTDLVKAKAVLGVVPETANAYGDLTAWGNLMLIASLYGIPRRDGEQRAARLLTEFGLYERRASKVKGFSKGMKQRLMLAMALVSNPEVLFLDEPTSGLDVQSARSIRQKIRALRDEGRTVFLTSHNMQEVSMLCDRVEIINRGQMVALESPEILRHRIGGTVTVEFSFDKTPSSPPPSAERIGDAYRLYTTEPHEVISSIMGFATRNGLKLISVNVQSPSLEDVFVKLTGGAPE
- a CDS encoding ABC transporter permease; this encodes MSMKVWAITRKDIQLYYFKGPVVIFGVLFPLFLFLAFTIGRDLPAAFLIPGLMAMTLFFTATSVSPVIMPWETQMRTLERLISCPISVRTLILGDILASFIFGVCISAVPVAVGVALGVGVRSPIILLAAIILAAFCFSALGLLFSTPPTSLVSNIMMLSTFVKFPVIFISGIFIPVEQMPGWGVAVASLSPLTYFTDLARYALQGYAYYPVSVDFAALLGFSALFLLLAVKLHERALPKRF
- a CDS encoding NifU family protein, coding for MIEKVREVIEKEIKPLLMMEGGSIELVGVDDGIVKVKLQGACAGCPMSQYTLVNFVEATLRERIPEVKGVVRVHEFMGFQ
- the arsM gene encoding arsenite methyltransferase; translated protein: MNREKEIKEYVKDRYARIASTGDSCCPGCACSADRVQPAEAIGYSERELSSVPEGAVLGLGCGNPTALAELQVGETVLDLGPGGGLDVFLAAQKVGAQGKVIGVDMTPEMIEKARENARKGHYLTVEFRLGELENLPIEDNSIDVIISNCVINLSPDKRAAFKEAFRVLRPNGRILISDVVTEGELPEDVRRSFEAWAGCIAGALEKQEYLDTIRKAGFRNVMIVGEHFYSVPNRDDRLTGNLSSIHVRAYKC
- a CDS encoding cupin domain-containing protein, with amino-acid sequence MVDLIDHFDIQGRIEYDENAPVKHDLLKTEWFNAVLVCLEAGQEIPPHPEPYAVLFIVLDGEGTITVGIERYDVTPTHVIFAPQGSVRGIAPRTRMSILGIQQPH
- a CDS encoding adenylyltransferase, whose protein sequence is MVRYARQLKLLGEAGQKRLRAATVTIAGAGGLGSVSAAYLTAAGIGHIRIVDDDVVELSNLNRQMLHWDDDLGTQKADSFRRKLSCMNPAAVVTMVTQRIDEETVTEIVRDSDAIVDALDNFHTRYLLNRAALQTGIPYFYGGVQGFDGQAATIIPGKTACLRCIFPEAYPSEPVSVIGPTCGVIGSIQAAEVVKYPTGVGLVYERYNRGELISDDEVTLLFDPETFQPRVNIRYNLDHAAAKGIIDQGMKNDLISGT
- a CDS encoding rhodanese-like domain-containing protein encodes the protein MKKSSSRGRGRGRGAIFVVLLVLAFVLVAVLIPVYGAVTPPVKQGITVTDFTTDKDLYSARGVMNVSLAVYSPENVSGALVRVEGVLSSKGVKYVTYSSKTNLTIGENTFAFTKTLPSCSSCAGISQGTYYLEATVTHGGEVVKATHSIAITSVPNRVIPVDIVVEETRRLVDSDSPEVVLLDVRNATDYDAAHIKGAISVPLANFTNSTAALNKSDKIVVYCEDGANSTLATTVLIEQGFERVYTVVGGINAWNESNYPLTSTAEETPATPGFELMLALTVVLTVASRVRERRRA